The sequence AGACAGGAGGTTACTATGTCTCAACGTATTCAAGTGTCTCAACAAATTCAAACGTCTCAAGATGTTTCTAAGGCGCAATGCTTACAAGCCGATTTTTATCAGCTACCCGCCGCTAGCGATGAGGCTAATTACCGTTTATTTCAATTTGGCGCGGGGGAGAATCATGTACAACTACTGGTTCCTCCAGCGAAACGCGTCACACTTTTCTTCGGTTATCGTGGCGATCATTCCATCATGCAGCTCTTGTTGTTAACTGATGCATTACGCCGCAACGGTGCAGAGCAAATCGATCTGTTACTGCCTTATATGCCGGGCGCCCGCCAAGATAGAGTGTGTAATGTGGGCGAGGCCTTGTCGGTAAAAGTCTATGCCAGCCTGATTAATCAGCAGCAATATGCTTCAGTCAGCGTTTTTGACCCGCACAGCGATGTTACCGCCGCATTGTTAGACCGAGTGCAGGTAATAGACAACCACAGCTTTGTCGCCGCGATCGCAGCCCAATTAACTGGTGAGCTAGTGTTAGTCTCGCCCGATGCGGGGGCGAATAAGAAAGTATTCGGCTTAGCTAAAGCGTTACAGGGAATGCCGGTGATCAGGGCCGATAAACATCGTGATGTGGTCAATGGCCATATTATCGCTACCGAAGTGTTCTGTGATGATTTATCGGGTAAAACCTGCTTAATCGTCGATGATATTTGTGCTGGTGGCAGAACCTTTATCGAACTAGCAATCAAGTTAAAGCAAAAAAGGGCCCAAAGCGTCATTTTGATTGTGTCACATTATGAAGATAAGGCCAGCGAATCGGCTCTGCGTGAGGCGGGCATAGACAGATTATTTTGTACCGATAGTTTAGGTGTCCCTACCCATATTTCGAGCGAGTTCTGTGATTGCCATGCTGTTTTGAGTTATATGAATCATTAAGGAAAATATTATGTACTTGAATCCCGTTACTGCTATTGATGGCTACAAAGTCGACCACCGTCGTCAATATCCCGATAATACTCAAGTGATTTTTAGTAACTTGACCGCCCGTAAATCCCGTCGTGGTTATACAGACCAAATGGTATTTTTTGGCTTGCAGTATTTTATCAAGCATTACTTAATTGACAGTTGGAACCGTGATTTCTTTCAACAGCCCAAAGAGCAAGTGATCTGCCAATTCTCCCGCCGCATTAATAACTATCTCGGACCGAATAATGTCGGCACTCAGCATATTGAGGAGTTGCATGATTTAGGCTATTTACCAATAAAAATCATGGCATTGCCTGAAGGCTCAGTATATCCATTAAAAGTGCCTTGCTTGATTTTGTACAATACCGATGAGCGGTTCTTTTGGTTGACCAATTATCTCGAAACCATCCTTTCCGCTAATGTGTGGGGTATGTGTACTAGTGCTACTACCGCGCTGCAATACCGCAAAATATTTGAGGCTTATGCGTTAGAAACCGATGGTGACATCGCTTTTGTTGATTGGCAGGGTCACGATTTTAGTTTCCGTGGCATGTATGGTGTAGAGGCCGCGATCATGAGCGGCGCCGCCCATTTACTCAGTTTTACTGGGACAGATACCATACCCGCCATTGATTTTCTTGAGCAATATTACCTTGCTGATAGTGATAAAGAACTTGTCGGTGGCAGTGTGCCTGCAACGGAGCACAGCGTGATGTGCGCAGGTGGCATGGAGAATGAATTAGAGACGTTCCGCCGTCTGATTGAAGATATTTACCCTACAGGCATTGTGAGTATCGTTTCTGATTCTTGGGATTTTTGGCAGGTGATGACAGAATTCACCTTAGCGTTAAAAGACCGCATTCTTGCCCGCGATGGCAAAGTGGTGTTTAGGCCTGATACGGGTTGCCCTGTGAAGATCATTTGTGGCGATCCACAAGCACCAATCGGGAGCCCTGAGTATAAAGGCGCTATCGAGTGTTTGTGGGATGTCTTTGGGGGCAGCACAACTGCCAAAGGTTACAAATTACTTGATAGCCATGTCGGACTGATTTATGGCGATTCAATTACGATTGAACGGGCTGAAGCCATTTGTGCCGGTTTGAAGGCCAAAGGTTTTGCATCAACCAATATTGTGTTTGGAATTGGCAGTTTTACCTATCAACACGTGACCCGAGATACTGACGGTTATGCCGTGAAAGCGACCTTTGCGAAAGTTGATGGTAAAGACAGAGAAATATTTAAAGATCCTAAAACTGATGATGGCACTAAAAAATCCGCTAAGGGTTTAGTAGCGGTATTTAAAGATGAGCAGGGTCAATTTTATCTTAAAGATCAAGCCAGCTGGCAAGATGTTAACAATTGCGAGTTTGTCCCCGTATTTGCCGATGGTGAATTATTAACGGAATATTCTTTGGCTGATATTCGCGCAAGATTGGCAGCGTCTCGTCGCTGAGAAGGGGTCTTGTGGTTTAACATTTTGTGTATGTAGCGATTCAAATCACTACCGATAATGGAATAGAAAGTAGGCTGGCTATGCGGTTTTTCTGTGAATACGCTTGCCAGTCAACTTTAATAATACTGTATGTCATGACGACTGTTATCGCTAAATGAGCTCGTCACACAATAATAAAACGGTGAGAAAAAGAGGCTAATATACAAGCTGGTTTCGTTTAAGAATTTTATAAGTACGACAGCCAATGTTTTCAAGGTTTTTTAAATCTTTTAGGCTGGGTATTGCATCTGTACATTGCCAATAACTGATTTCTGCATCGAGCATTTCAAACATTTTTTAGAACAACCTAAACATTCGCCTTGACACATTTGTGCTTCATTTAAATTCAGCGGAATGGCTTGCTGGATTTTAGCGATAAGCTGTTGCATAGCGGTTTTGGTATTCGGTTTTGACATAATAATACTTCACAATAGGAAAGTTAATATATTAGCAGAAGCGAAAGTTGATTGGTTTGATCTAGGTTAATACACATTTGGTTCAGCGTGTATCTATGTGAGCGAGATACTGGCTGAACCAAACGAGTTCGTCATATCGACGTGAAGGGATAGCGAATCGTGATATTAGGCTATCGATAAAGGCGAGTTGATTTCGGTATGGCGAGAAAAATGAGAACCGAATAAACCAACATGCCAATATTCGTACTCTATGAGTACTTAATTCAGACTTATTTATTTGACGACAAAAGCCATTTCATAAAGTTTAGGGCTTCGGTGCGCTTTGAAAAAGTCTGTCTGTTTTTACCTTGTCTATCGGTAAAAGCAATCGAGGTTTTATTGACTGAAATTGAATCTACAGGGAAGTTCACTGTGATTTCATGACCGTTAATTTTGTATGACATAAGCCACACTCCTTTTAGTTAAATTCACCCTTAGGTGAGCAATTAATAACGATAAAATATCCTTAGCATAGTTGCGAAAGATGATACTAATGAGTCTTGAGGTTACCCATTCCACCATAATTAATCAAGAGATGCTTTATTGATAACTAGTGCAAATCATCGATTATGTCAATGGATTATCTCAATTAGCCCAGTTGACCATAGCGAAGTGACAATACTATGACATTGGCTGAATTAAAGAGTTCATTTTTTTGAGTCGATGCCGGAAATCACTAACTCATTATTTTTTAAGGACTTACTTGTAGTAGGCTTTCTTTGTGAGGATCAGGTTTGATACAAATCAAACCGATATAAAAAGGGTAACAACAAGATACTTCTCAAGATGCGGTGCAGTATAACAGTAAATTCCCCGCTGGCAAGGGTAATTTTTGCTCAGCGGGAAATGTTTTTATGTTATATCTTTGTTGGGCATTTTGTCGGCAATTTTGTTAGCTGGAGATGCGCCGCCAATTTAATAAATGAGCTCTCCGATAGGGTTTAACAGTTTACTAATTCCCTTAGTAAAATAGAGTGGTGCATCCAATACGGTATAACATAAACATCCCGTTTGAGTTGTGGGTGAATGCTGAGTATTACCATCTAAAATAATAAAGTCACCGACTACATAATTACCTGTCGAATCCGAAAATTCGCCTGACAATAGTAAGGTTAACTCAAACCCTTTATGGGTATGCTGTGGAATTTCACCTAAGGCTTCGATATATAATAAACTGGCGCGGGTATTTTTTTCGTCAATATCGAATCGCATCCGACTGACTTTGCCAATTTGTTGCCATGGTAGTGCAATATGCTGACGAAAAACCCTAGGGATTTGGTAGCGGATATTTCTATGGCTAACCGTCACTGAAGATTCTATGTAGGGTTCACTCATTGTGCTTTCGGGAAGCGCCATAATGTTCGATAACATTTGTTGCCATGGGTCATTATCGACGACATCAATCTCGTTTGAAGCGTTGTGTTGAACCGGATCATCACTGGAGGAAACAAAAGCAAGTTTGGCCGCTTGTTCAGTTAATTTAGCAATCTGATTTTGGCATTCTTGACATAAGGCACAATGGGCAGCGACGGCCATAGACATCGACAAGGGGAGTTCACCTTGTGCATGGGCCTGAAGTAATTCTGCATGGGGGTGATGTTTAATCATGTTGTGTCTCCAAAAAGCTTTTAAGCTTTTCCAGCCCCAATCTTAGTCGCGATTTAATCGTGCCAATGGGGACTTTTAAGGCATCGGCCAGTTCTTGCTGGGTGAGTTCTTGCATATAAATGCCTTGTACTACTTGGCGTTGTGCAAGGGGCAGGGCATCTAAGTGAGCGAGTAACTTGGCGGTCAATTTATGGTCAGGATTATTATCTTGGTTAACAGCAACGTCATAAAGTGGCCAGATATCGTCGCCAAATGCATCTTCTCGGTTATGCTGTACCCGTCTTAGCATATCGAAACATTGGTTACGCATGATGGTAAAGACCCACGTGGCGACAGACCCTTTGTCCGCATTGTATAAGTGTGATTTGGTCCAAACGGTGGTCATGGTCTCTTGAACTAAATCCATGGCTAAGCCTTGTTGATTTAATCGTTGCAGACCAAATGCTCTAATTTTGGGCATGAAGTGGCTGAACAAATAGCCAAATGCCGCTTTATCCCTTTGATTAGCAACTTTGATGATGGCGCTCACCAAAGGATCGATATCCGTTATATGTTCGTCGGCGGTTAAATTGTGGTTATCGTTTTCCATAGCCATTTCGATAGGGGGCGATAACTGCCTATCATAGCGATTTTGCGCTAAATGTGATTGAAAATTTTCCATTATTGAGCTCTTCATTTAAGGTTCAACCCCGTTCGAACATGGCTTCAAATCCTGCTTCGCTTCCAATGTTCGATAAGCATGTTGTCTAATACGTGGCCCTTTGAATAATGGATCACTGTTAATTATTTTATGACGGTTCTTAATAAATCCAGTGTGAGCTGGTGGTCCAGAGCATTAATGCAGGTGTATTTTTCTGCGGAACGGATGGGCAATATCTCAAGCCAGCGTTGGCAAACCCATGCAATATCATCAAATTGTGCCGCTTGATATTGTTGTAGGTGCTTTGGATACTCTTTAAGGATATTTTGCAACATGTCACTGAGATAATGTTCATTTTCATGAATAGGTGCTGCTGGCCAGTTATCGATTAAATTGATTTGCGCACGTTTTAGGCCATCGGACTCCACACTGATATCGCCGAGGATAAATCGTTGTTTCCCTTCAATGCTTACGCCTAACATGCCGTCAGATAAGGTCTCAAAATCAATGATATGCACCAGAGTTCCTATCGGATAAAGCGTGTTAACTTCTTCTGATGTCATACACAGGCCAAAGCCATCGCCTGATTTAAGTGATTCAGCCACCAAACGTTTATATCGAGGTTCAAAAATCCGTAATTGAGTGTATCCCTCGGGCAATAAACAGATGGGCAAGGGAAAAAGAGGTAATTTCATAGTGGCCTCGGGTGAACTTTAGTTTCTACCATTACGTACCATCATCAGAATTTGATCAGTGCTCCAAGCAATAGCCAACTCATTTAAGGGGATATGATGAAGTTAAACCCATTCGAGAAAAAGCTGGTTCAGCATCCGCTGCGTTTTTGGTTACAAAACCATATTGAAGCGCCGTTATTGACGTCAATGATGCCTAAACCGCAGCCTTATATTCAACACGCGCTCGAAATCGGTTGTGGTTTTGGCAATGGTATTCATTTGATCCGTGAGCATTTTGGCGCCGAGCATGTTACCGCGGTGGATCTCGACCCTGAGATGGTGAGTGCAGCTAAGGCTTATTGGCGCACTTCAACCCATGGGCTAGAACAGCTTGAATTTAGTATTGCCGATGCGACCGCATTGCCTTTTAGGGAGGCGCAGTTTGACACAGTGTTTAATTTTGCGGTGTTTCATCATATCCCCGACTGGCAATCCGCTATTGTTGAAGTTGCCAGGGTATTAAAGCCGAACGGGTATTTTGTGATTGAAGATCTTTACCGTGCCGCGATTTGTAATCCGTTGAGTCGTCGGCTCTTTGAGCATCCGCAGCAGAATCGGTTTAATCATCAACAATTATTACATATGCTTCGCCAAGCGGGCTTTCAAATTGTATGCGACAGGAATTTGTTTAATTTGAGTGGTATGGTGCTGGCTCAGAAGGGGTGTGCTTAAGCCTTGAGGGTGTTAAATTGTCAAATATTGTGCTTAGTTGGGGTTGGTGTTTATTCTACAAACGGTTGATTTAGCAAATTCGCCATTCTTGCATCCGAGTGATTGTAATTTTTAGATAAAATCGACATATCACATGGTTCTCATTGCGAGTTTACCGCTATAATTTAGCTTAATCCTTAGCAGCTGAGGGAAGTTTTTCCTCCAGAGTAGAGAAGTAGCATTATGGCAAATGTATTGGCAACGGTAGATCAACGCACCAATCTTGTCGGTGAGAATCGATTGGAACTGCTGTTGTTTCGGATTAACTCGATGCAGTTATTTGCGATTAACGTCTTTAAAGTCAAAGAGGTTGTTAAATTACCCCCGCTGAATGCCATGCCTGGGAGTCATCCCCATATTTCAGGTGTTGCCAATATTCGGGGTATGTCTATTCCGGTGATTGATCTGCGTTCGGCCATTGGTTTCAAGCCTGTGCCGCCAGATGATACTGCCAATATGATCATCACCGAATATAACCGCAGTGTGCAGGGGTTTTTAGTCGGTAAAGTCGAGCATATTATCAACATGACATGGAGCGATATTATGCCACCGCCAAAAACGGCGGGTCGGAATAATTATCTTACTGCAATTACTCGTATCGATTATCAAGGTCAGTCGCAACTGGTTTCGATCATTGATGTTGAGAAGGTGCTGGCCGAAATTGTCCATTACGATATCAGCCTATCTGAAGGGGTGTTGGATGAGAGCTTATTAGACAAAATGCCCGGCAGGAAAATACTGATCGTTGACGACTCATCGACGGCAAGACGGCAAGTGCGTGA comes from Shewanella oneidensis MR-1 and encodes:
- the prs gene encoding ribose-phosphate diphosphokinase; its protein translation is MSQRIQVSQQIQTSQDVSKAQCLQADFYQLPAASDEANYRLFQFGAGENHVQLLVPPAKRVTLFFGYRGDHSIMQLLLLTDALRRNGAEQIDLLLPYMPGARQDRVCNVGEALSVKVYASLINQQQYASVSVFDPHSDVTAALLDRVQVIDNHSFVAAIAAQLTGELVLVSPDAGANKKVFGLAKALQGMPVIRADKHRDVVNGHIIATEVFCDDLSGKTCLIVDDICAGGRTFIELAIKLKQKRAQSVILIVSHYEDKASESALREAGIDRLFCTDSLGVPTHISSEFCDCHAVLSYMNH
- a CDS encoding nicotinate phosphoribosyltransferase; translated protein: MYLNPVTAIDGYKVDHRRQYPDNTQVIFSNLTARKSRRGYTDQMVFFGLQYFIKHYLIDSWNRDFFQQPKEQVICQFSRRINNYLGPNNVGTQHIEELHDLGYLPIKIMALPEGSVYPLKVPCLILYNTDERFFWLTNYLETILSANVWGMCTSATTALQYRKIFEAYALETDGDIAFVDWQGHDFSFRGMYGVEAAIMSGAAHLLSFTGTDTIPAIDFLEQYYLADSDKELVGGSVPATEHSVMCAGGMENELETFRRLIEDIYPTGIVSIVSDSWDFWQVMTEFTLALKDRILARDGKVVFRPDTGCPVKIICGDPQAPIGSPEYKGAIECLWDVFGGSTTAKGYKLLDSHVGLIYGDSITIERAEAICAGLKAKGFASTNIVFGIGSFTYQHVTRDTDGYAVKATFAKVDGKDREIFKDPKTDDGTKKSAKGLVAVFKDEQGQFYLKDQASWQDVNNCEFVPVFADGELLTEYSLADIRARLAASRR
- a CDS encoding ChrR family anti-sigma-E factor, coding for MIKHHPHAELLQAHAQGELPLSMSMAVAAHCALCQECQNQIAKLTEQAAKLAFVSSSDDPVQHNASNEIDVVDNDPWQQMLSNIMALPESTMSEPYIESSVTVSHRNIRYQIPRVFRQHIALPWQQIGKVSRMRFDIDEKNTRASLLYIEALGEIPQHTHKGFELTLLLSGEFSDSTGNYVVGDFIILDGNTQHSPTTQTGCLCYTVLDAPLYFTKGISKLLNPIGELIY
- a CDS encoding sigma-70 family RNA polymerase sigma factor codes for the protein MENFQSHLAQNRYDRQLSPPIEMAMENDNHNLTADEHITDIDPLVSAIIKVANQRDKAAFGYLFSHFMPKIRAFGLQRLNQQGLAMDLVQETMTTVWTKSHLYNADKGSVATWVFTIMRNQCFDMLRRVQHNREDAFGDDIWPLYDVAVNQDNNPDHKLTAKLLAHLDALPLAQRQVVQGIYMQELTQQELADALKVPIGTIKSRLRLGLEKLKSFLETQHD
- a CDS encoding LON peptidase substrate-binding domain-containing protein; this translates as MKLPLFPLPICLLPEGYTQLRIFEPRYKRLVAESLKSGDGFGLCMTSEEVNTLYPIGTLVHIIDFETLSDGMLGVSIEGKQRFILGDISVESDGLKRAQINLIDNWPAAPIHENEHYLSDMLQNILKEYPKHLQQYQAAQFDDIAWVCQRWLEILPIRSAEKYTCINALDHQLTLDLLRTVIK
- a CDS encoding class I SAM-dependent methyltransferase encodes the protein MKLNPFEKKLVQHPLRFWLQNHIEAPLLTSMMPKPQPYIQHALEIGCGFGNGIHLIREHFGAEHVTAVDLDPEMVSAAKAYWRTSTHGLEQLEFSIADATALPFREAQFDTVFNFAVFHHIPDWQSAIVEVARVLKPNGYFVIEDLYRAAICNPLSRRLFEHPQQNRFNHQQLLHMLRQAGFQIVCDRNLFNLSGMVLAQKGCA
- a CDS encoding chemotaxis protein CheV, which translates into the protein MANVLATVDQRTNLVGENRLELLLFRINSMQLFAINVFKVKEVVKLPPLNAMPGSHPHISGVANIRGMSIPVIDLRSAIGFKPVPPDDTANMIITEYNRSVQGFLVGKVEHIINMTWSDIMPPPKTAGRNNYLTAITRIDYQGQSQLVSIIDVEKVLAEIVHYDISLSEGVLDESLLDKMPGRKILIVDDSSTARRQVRETLGQLGIEIIEASDGLQALHLLQKWRDEGKNVTKELLMMITDAEMPEMDGYKLTYEVRNDKAMADLFITLNTSLSGSFNNAMVEKVGCDRFISKFQPDLLVEVVQDRLKQILGK